The region TCGGCGGCGAAGAGGGGGACGGCGGCTCCGAAACCGGAGCGGTCGAGGATCCTTCGGGGGACGTCGAGGTCGGCGCGGTCCTCTTCGGGGGTGGTGTCGTGGTGCACGGGATCGCTGTCTGTCTCGAAGTCGGCCGGTGCGGCCGGGGGATGGGCGCTCGCGAGTCTAACGCCGCGCGGGGGCGCCCCGGGGAACGGGGATCGGGCGCGCCGCGAAACCTGGACGGCGGGGCTGGACCGGCGGCCCCGGACTTGGCAGGGTGTTGAGTGTCCTGCCCCCTCTCGACGAAGAGAGTCGCACATGCACACTTCCGGACTCCCCGACACCGAACACCTCGCCGAGCGGGCCAGGGAGGCGCTGGCCCGGTGCGGCGTGGACCGGCTGCGCGAGCCGGTGGGCGCCGCCGGGACCGCGCGGACCCCCGTCACCGGGGGGATCCTGTTCCCCGTGGAGTTCGACACCGCGGCCTCCGCCGAGCGGGCGGTGGCGGCGGCGCACGCCGCCTTCCCGGCCTGGCGGGACACCCCGGCCCCGGTGCGCGGGGCGCTGGTGCGCCGCCTGGGGGAGCTGCTGCGCGAGCACAAGGGCGACCTGGCCGAGCTGGTGACGATCGAGGCGGGCAAGATCCGCTCCGAGGCGCTGGGCGAGGTCCAGGAGATGATCGACGTCTGCGAGTTCGCGGTGGGCCTGTCCCGCCAGCTGTACGGGCGGACCATGCCCTCGGAGCGGCCCGGGCACCGGCTGATGGAGACCTGGCACCCGCTGGGCGTGGTCGGGGTGATCACGGCGTTCAACTTCCCGGTGGCGGTGTGGTCGTGGAACACCTGTATCGCCCTGGTGTGCGGTGACACGGTCGTGTGGAAGCCCTCGGAGCTGACCCCGCTGACGGCGCTGGCCTGCCACGCGCTGCTGATGCGCGCCGCGAGGGAGACGGGGGCGCCGGACGACGTCCACCGCGTGGTGCTGGGGGACCGGTCGGTGGGCGAGGCCCTGGTGGACGACGCGCGGGTGGCGCTGCTGTCGGCGACCGGGTCCACGGCGATGGGCAGGGCGGTGGCGCCGCGGGTGGCGGCGCGGATGGGCCGGTACCTGCTGGAGCTGGGCGGCAACAACGCCGCGGTGGTGGCCCCCTCGGCCGACCTGGACCTGGTGGTGCGCGGCAGCGTGTTCGCGGCGGCGGGCACGGCCGGGCAGCGCTGCACGAGCCTGCGCCGCCTCATCGTGCACGAGGACGTGGTGGATGAGGTCGCGGAGAAGGTCGTGGCCGCCTACCGGCAGCTGGAGGACCGCATCGGCGACCCGTTCGCCGAGGAGACGCTGGTGGGCCCGCTGATCGGCGAGCGCGGGTACACGGCGATGCGCGAGGCCCTGGACCGGGCCGAGGCCGACGGGGGCCGGGTGCTGGTCGGCGGGGCGCGGCGGCTGGAGCAGGACGCCAAGGACGCCTACTACGTGGAGCCGGCGGTGGTGCGGATGCCGGGGCAGACCGAGGTGGTGCGCCGGGAGACGTTCGCGCCGATCCTGTACGTGCTGGCCTACCGCACCCTGGAGGAGGCGGTGGAGCTGCACAACGGGGTGCCGCAGGGGCTGTCCTCGGCGATCTTCACCCGCGACCAGCAGGAGGCGGAGCGGTTCCTGTCCTCGGCGGGGTCCGATTGCGGGATCGTCAACGTCAACATCGGCACCTCGGGTGCGGAGATCGGCGGGGCGTTCGGCGGGGAGAAGGACACCGGTGGCGGGCGGGAGTCGGGTTCGGACTCGTGGAAGGCGTACATGCGCCGGGCCACCAACACGGTGAACTTCGGCGGTGAGCTGCCGCTGGCCCAGGGGGTCCGGTTCCTCTAGGAGGCGGGGCGGGGCGGGTCCGCGGACCCGCCCCGTCGCCCGGGGTTCCGTGCGCGAAAAAATGTTTGTGCTCAATCTTGTTGTGGGCAACCGATCTCTGTTACGGTGTGACGGCACCCGAAGGACGGGAAGGGGAGGAGAAGAGCCGTGGCCGAGACCGAGTACGACCCGCTCGCCCTGGACAACCAGCTGTGCTTCTCCCTGTACGCCGCCTCCCGCGCCCTGACCGGGCTCTACCGGGAGCTGCTGGGCGACCTGGGCCTGACCTACCCCCAGTACCTGGTCATGCTCGCGCTGTGGGAGCACGGAACCCTCAGCGTCAAGGGGCTCAGCCGGGTCCTGCACCTGGACTCGGGCACCCTGTCGCCGCTGCTGCGCCGGCTGGAGGCCGCCGGGGCGATCACCCGCACCCGCAGCGCCGCCGACGAGCGGGTCGTCGAGATCGGGCTCACCGAGCGCGGCGCCGCGATGCGGGAGCGGGCCCTGGGCATCCCCGAGCAGCTCACCTGCGCCTCGGGGCAGCCCGCCGACCGGGTCCGCGACCTCATCACCACCCTCGACGAGCTCACCCGCTCGGTCGAGAACGCGGCCGCCCGGCGCCCCTGCGGGACCGGGTGAGGACCGACCGCCGCACGCCACCACGAACGCCACCACAGGCTCCGCGGGGAGCCGAAGGAGAGGAACCCATGGCATACGACGTCATGTACACCGCGCAGGCCACCGTCACCGGCGAGGGCCGCAAGGGCCACGGCCGCACCGAGGACGGCCGTCTGGACGTCGACCTGTCCGTGCCCAAGGGCATGGGCGGCGACGACGGCCCGGGCACCAACCCCGAGCAGCTCTTCGCGGTCGGCTACGCCGCGTGCTTCCACGGCGCGCTCAAGGCCGTCGCCCGCAAGGACAAGACGAGCGTCGACGGCTCCACCATCGAGTCGCACGTCAGCCTGGGCAAGTCCGATGAGGGCCTGGACATCGCGGTGGAGCTGGACGTCACCATCCCCGGTGTCGACCAGGCCAAGGCGGAGGAGCTGGTCGAGGCCGCCCACCAGATGTGCCCCTACTCCCGCGCCACGCGCGGCAACATCGAGGTCAAGCTGACCGCCAAGGCCGTCTGAGCCCGTACCGCGCAGTACTCGGGGGCGTCCCGCACGGGGGCGCCCCCTTCGCCGTGCCCGGGGCCGCCGTGCCCGGGGTCAGGGGGCGAGCGCCCCGCCCACGGCCGCGGCGATCGCGCGCCGCACGGCCCCGGGGTCGGGCCGCCGCCCGGTGCGGTCGGCGAACAGCAGGTGGGCGGTGCCGATGAGGGCGGGTGCCAGGGCCTCGACGTCGGTGTCGGGGCGCAGGCGGCCCAGGTCGCGCTCGGCGGCCAGGTAGGCGCCGATCCGGTCCACGGCCTCGGTGAGCACCGGGATCCCGGCCGGGAGGTCGCGGCGCAGCCGGGCGCGCAGGCCGTCGCGGAAGGTGACCAGGGCGACCACCGCGACCGCGATCGAGTCGAACAGGCCGGTGAGGGCGCCGGTGAGGTTGTCGACGACCTCGCCCCGGCCGGCCCGGTCGCGCAGCAGCGCGGTGCGGGCGTCCAGGCGCCGGGAGCGGTCGAGCACGAACGCGGCGAGGAAGTCGTCGAAGTCGTCGAAGTGGCGGTGCAGCACCCCCTTGGCGCAGCCGGCGGTGTCGGTGACGGCGCGGCTGGTGAGCGCGCTGGGCCCGGACCCGACCAGGATGCGCTCGGCGGCGTCGAAGAGCAGCTCGCGCACGTCGCGGATGGCCACCCCGGTCGGCATCGGCCCCACCCCTCTCCCCGTTTTTTCTGGGATACCAGGTTCCCAGAATGGGCATGTGCCCACTAAAGTGGGCGCATGCCCACTTCTGAGTTCCGCCCCGAACCGGGGACCGCCGTCTCCTTCGGCGCCGACGCCGCACGCTACGACCGCGCCCGCCCCGGATACCCCGCCGCCCTGGTCGAGAGGGTCCTGCCCGGCCCCGAGCCCCGGGACGTCCTCGACGTCGGCTGCGGCACCGGGATCTCCGCCCGCCCCTTCCGCGCCGCCGGCCACCGGGTCCTGGGCATCGACCCCGATCCCCGGATGACCGACCTGGCCCGCGCCGGCGGCCTCGCCGTCCAGAACGCCGCCCTGGAGGACTGGGACCCGGCCGGACGCCTCTTCGACGCCGTCGTCTGCGGCCAGGCCTGGCACTGGGTCGACCCCGTCGCCGGACCGGCGGCCGCCGCCGCGGCACTGCGCCCGGGCGGGCGCCTGGCCGTGTTCTGGAACGCCCTGGACCCGCCCGCCGACCTGGCCGAGGCCTTCGCCCGCGTCCACGAGCGCGTCCTGCCCGACCTGCCCGCGATGCCGCGCCGCACCGGCGCCGAGGGCTACACCGACCTGGCCTCCAGGGTCGCCGCGGACCTCACCGCGAGCGGCGCCTTCGCCACCCCCGAACCGTGGCGGCACACCACCCGGGAGCACTTCACCCGCGAGGCCTGGCTGGAGCTGCTGCCCACCGGCGGCCTGTACACACGGCTGCCCCGCCCGGCCCTGGACGCCCTGCTGGAGGGCGTGGGCGCCGCCATCGACGCCGTAGGGGGCGCCTTCCCCGTGCACCGCACCACCGTCGCCGTCATCGCCGTGCGCCCCTAGAGTGGACCGGTGAGCGAACCCACCGTCATCGCCCGCGGCGTGGGCGTGGAACTGGGCGGCGTCCCGGTCCTGCGCGGAGCCGACCTCACGGCCGCCCCCGGGGAGGTGGTCGCGGTACTGGGCGCCAACGGCGCCGGGAAGACCACCCTGCTGCGCTGCCTGGCCGGGCTGCAGCGGTCCGAGGGCACCGTGCGCGTGCTGGGCCGCCCGCCCGCCGACACACCGGACTTCTGGCGCGACGTCGCCTGGGCCGGAGACGAGCCCGCCTGGTACCCGGGGCTCACCGCGGGGGAGCACCTGGAGCTGATGCGGGCGGTGCACGGCCCCGGGCGGCTGGAGGCCGACCGGGCCCTGGAACTGTTCGGGCTCGCCGCCCTCGCCGACCGGACCCCGCCGTCGCTGTCGACCGGCCAGCGCCAGCGGCTGTCCCTGGCCACGGCGCTGCTGCGGCCGAGCCGGGTGCTGCTGCTGGACGAGCCCGAGCGCGGGCTCGACACCGGCTTCCGGGACCGGCTCGCCGGACTGCTCGCCGCCTACGCCGCGGACGGCGGCACGGTGGTGATGGTGACGCACGACGCGGGGCTCGCCCGCGGCGCCCGCCCCCTCGTCCTGGAGGCCGCGGCGTGAGGGCGGCGGCGCGGGTCCGGGCGTTCGCGCGGAACGGGGACCGCAGGCGCCGCACCTGGTCGGACCGCTACATCACCCTGTTCGGCCTGGCCCTGCTGGCGGTCCTGGCGTCCCCCCTGGTCGGCCGCGCGGTCGCGGCCGTCCCCGCGGACACCGACCCGGCGCGGGCCGGAGCCGGACTGGCCCTCACCGCCCTGCTCCTGGCCGGGGCGCTGGCCCTGGCCCGGGCGGCCGGACCGCTCGGAGTGCCCTCGGCCGACGCGTCCTGGCTGCTGCTCTCGCCGCTGCCGCGCCGCGACGTGCTGGCCCCGGCACTGCTCCTCCTGGCGGGGACGGCCGTGCTCGTGGGCGCCGCCGCCGGCCTGGCCCTGACCGGTGCGCTCGGCGCCGCCGACCTCGCGGCGCGGCTGGCGGTGGCCGTCGCGCTAGGGGTCTCCTGGGCGCTCGCCGGAGCAGCGGCGGCCGTCCTGGCGCAGGCGTCCCCGGCCTGGGACGGCTGGGTGGTCGGGCTGATCACCGCCCTGCTCCTGGCGGCGGCCGCCGCGGCGGCCATGGGCGCCGGGCCCGGGCGCGGCGCGCTCACGGCCCTCGCGGCGGCCCCGCAGGGGGCCTGGACGGCGGCGGCGACCGTCTCGGCCGCGGTGGCCGCGGCCCTGGCCCGGCGCGCCTGGGCGGCCGTGGCCCGCATCCCCGCCCCGGCCGTCCTGCGGGCCTCGGACCGGGCCGGGCTCGCCGCGGGCGCGGTCCTCGGCCTGGACCCGGGCGCGCTCTCCTGGATCGCCGAGGACGCGCACTGGCGGACGCGCACCCTGCGCTCGCGCCCCTGGCCCCGGTGGGCGCGCGGGGCGGCCGCGGTGGCCTGGGCCGACTGGCGGCGGGCGGGCCGGCGGCCCGGACGGCTCGCGGCGGCCGCCGCGACCGCGGTGCTGCCCGCCCTGGCCGCGCGGGCGGGCACCGGGGAGGCGGTGGTGCTGACCGTGCTCGCCGCCGGTGCCGCGGCCGTCGCCGCGACCGGCACCGCCGGGGCCCGCCGGGACGCCGGGGACGCCGCGCTCGCACGGCTGTCGGCCGCGGGCCCGCGCGCGCTCACGGCCGCGCGGGCGGTGCTGCCCGCCCTGCTCGGCGGCGCCTGGCTGACCCTCGCCCTGGCGGGCCTGGACCTGGCGGGCCCGGGCACCGCCGCCACCGGCGTACCCCTGTGGCCGCTGGGGGCGCTGTGCGCGCCCGCGCTGGCGGCGGGCGCCCTGCGGATGGCGCGGCGCCGCCCCGTCGAGCACACGGCCCCCGTCATGGACACGCCCCTGGGCCCGGTACCGCTCGGTCCGGTGCAGTGGGCGCTGACCGGCCCCGACCTGGCCGCGCTCGGCTGCCTGCCCGCGCTCCTCGCCTTCACCGCCGGGGGGAGCGGCCCGCTGTTCGCGGCCCAGGCGCTCGCGGGCGCGGCGGCCCTGGCGGCCTACTGCGCCCTCCGGCGGAGCCCCTGAGACGGAACGGAAAAAAGGGGGCCCGGGGTCGTACGACCCCGGGCCCCCTGCGTGCTCACCCTCAGGCGGCGGTGTCCAGCAGCAGCAGCCGGTCCAGGATGTCCTGGAGGGTGACCAGACCGATGGTCTCGCCGTCCTCCTCCACCAGGGACAGGTGGCTGCGGCTCTCCCGCATGGTGCTCATCGCCGAGTACATCGGCGTGCCCGCGGGCAGCGTCAGCACCGGGCGCATCAGGTCCGCGGCGGTCGTCCCCGCCGGGCTCGTCAGCGCCTCGCGCACGTGCAGCACGCCCACCGGCACCCCGCCGTCCATGACCACCAGGCGCAGGTGCGAGGACTCGCGGGAGACCCGCTTGATCTCCTCCACACCGTCGTCGGGCCCCACCGAGGCGATCTCCTCCCGGGGGGTGACGATCTCGCTCAGCGGGCGGGAGTTGACCTCCAGCGCCGTGGCCAGCTGGTCGCGGCGCTCGGAGTCCAGCGCACCGGCCTTGGCCGAGTGCTCCACCAGTTCGCGGACGTCCTCGGGGTTGTGGCCCGAGTGCATCTCGTCCACGGCCTCGACCCCGAACCGGTGCAGGCACCAGTTGGCCATCCCGTTCAGGGCCAGCAGCAGCGGCCGGGTGAACCACATGAACACCCGCATCGGGATCGCCAGCATGATCGCCGACTTCTCCGGGTGCGAGATCGCCCACGACTTGGGGGCCATCTCGCCCACGACCAGGTGCAGGAACGTCACCACGATCAGCGACAGCACGAACGACACCACGTATCCCACCGCGCTGGGCAGGCCGCCGAACAGCGGCTCCAGCAGGTGGTGCACCGCGGGCTTGGAGATCGCGCCCAGCGCCAGCGCGCACAGCGTGATCCCCAGCTGGGAGCCGGCCAGCAGCAGCGACAGGTCCCGGGCGCTCTTGACGGCCGCCCGCGCCGAGGCGCTGGTCTTGGCCTCCTCCTCGAGCCGGTAGCGGCGGGCCGCCACCAGCGCGAACTCGATCGCGACGAAGAACGCGCTCAGCGCGATGATGGCGACGGTCAGCGCCAGCGCCACCCAGATGTTCATGTCGCTCATGCGCGCGCCTCCTCGGCCTGCTCGGAGCCGGCCTCGTGCAGGCGCACCTCCACGGTGTGCGGCACGTGCCGCTGGACGGAGGACACCCGCAGGGTCAGCGCCATGTCGGGATCCTCGTCGTGGGCGCTGACCGGGCGCGGCAGCGGCAGGGCGATGGTGTCGCCCACCTGCGGCAGCCGGTGCAGCTCGTGGATGACCAGACCGCCCAGCGTCTCGTAGTCGCCCTCGGGCAGGTCGTGCTCGATCAGCCGCTCCACCTCGTCGATGTGCAGCCCGCCCGGGACCAGGTAGGAGCCCTCACCGTCCAGGTGGGCGGGGGCCTCCTCCTCCGGGGCGTGCTCGTCGGCGATCTCGCCGACCAGCTCCTCGGCCAGGTCCTCGGTGGTGATCACGCCCGCCAGGCCGCCGTACTCGTCCACCACGCAGGCGAACTCCTCGTTCGCCTCGCGCAGCTGGTCGAGCACGCCGGGCAGCGGCAGCGACGCCGGCACCATGACGGTGGGCCGGGCCACCTCGCTGACCTTGACGTGCTCCAGGTCGCGGTCGCCCAGCGCCAGCACATCGCGCAGGCAGATGACGCCCACGATGTCGTCGACGCCGTCGCCCAGGACCGGGAAGCGGGAGTGGTCGGAGGCCATGAGCTCCACGACCCGGCTGACCGGGTCGCCCTCCTCCACCGTGGTCACCTCGGGGCGCGGGATCATCGCGTGCCCCGCCGTGCTCTCGTGGAAGTCCAGGGTGCGGTCCAGCAGGGTGGACAGCTCCGCGGGCAGGTCCCCGCTCTCCTTGGACTCGGCGATGATGCTCTCCAGGTCGCGCGGGGTCGCCGCGTGCTGGACGTCCTCCACCGGCTCGATCCGGACCAGCTTCAGGATCAGGATCGCCGCCTGGTCGAACAGCCAGATGACCGGGCCGAAGACCTTGAGGTAGATCCCCGTGGACAGGGCCAGGGCGCGGGCCACGGGCTCGGGCCGGGCGATGGCCAGGTTCTTGGGGAAGAGCTCGCCGAAGACCATCTGGACGACGGTCGAGAACAGCAGGGCCAGCACGGTGCCGATGGCGACGCCGACGCCGGTGGGCACCCCGACCCCGCCGAGGAGTTCGCCGATGCCCTCGCCGATCAGCGGCTCGGCGACGTAGCCGACGAGCAGGGCGGTGACCGTGATGCCCAGCTGGGCACCGGAGAGCATGAACGATGTGCGGTTGGTGATGCCCAGCGCCCGCTTGGCGCCGGCGTCACCCGCCGAGGCCCGCGCCCGCAGTCGGGAGCGGTCCACGGCCATGTAGCCGAATTCCTGGGCGACGAAGTATCCCGTCGCCACGGTGATCAGAAAGACCACCAGAATCCCCAGGCCGATACTGAGAACGGTGCTCATCATCGGGCACGCACCGCCTGGGCAGTGTTCCCGGCGCCACCGGGAACGGTTCTACGAGGGCGCGTGCCCCCGGGAGAAGGAGGCTCGTCTGTTTCAGGGCCACAGCATCCCTCAGGGATGCTGCCGGTACTTCGGGACGGGTCCACTTTTCCTCTCTCTGCGCTGATGCGCTCAGGGTGATGCCGTTTTTGGTACGGCTGTGACAGGTGGGAGACCTGCTACGCGATCAAAGACGAAGGGCGGCGGGGGAAAGTTCCCGCCACCTGCTCAGTTCCCGACCGGAGCGTCCGCCTCACCACCGAGGGAGGCCCACTCGCGACGGCGGGCCTCGGCGAGCGCGATCGCGGTGGCCACGGCCACGTTCAGCGATCCCACCCGCCCGATCTGCGGAATGTAGGTGACGGCGTCCGCGCCCGCCAGCAGGGCGGGGGAGCAGCCGTGGTCCTCGGCGCCGACGGCCAGGCACACGTCGCCGTCCAGCGGGGCGGCGTGCAGCGGCACGGCCCCCGAGGCCAGCTCCAGGGCGACCACCTTGTAGCCGTCGGCGCGGGCGGCGGCCAGCGCCTCGGCGGTGGAGCCCGCCCGGACGTGGTCCACCTTGGCGGCGGTGCCCAGGGCGGTCTTGCCGACCTTGGGGTCGAGCGGGTCGGCGCTGTTGCCGGCGAGCCAGAGGCGGTCCACGCCCAGGGTCGCGCAGGTGCGCAGGATCGAGCCCAGGTTGTAGGGCTGGGTGACCGACTCGACGATCAGGGCGAGGCGTCCCCCGGTGCTCCTGCGCCACTGGCGGTTCAGGCGTTTGACATCCGTGGGGCGCAACTGCGTGCTCAACTGCGGTGTGTTCCTCGGCGGTGTGTGGACGGCCACCCGGGACCGGGTGTGCGCACCAGGTTACCGGGCGGAACCCGGACACGCACGTGTGACCGGACACAAGAGGACAAGAGCCTCCTCTCGCCCACGGCCTCCCCGCCGGCC is a window of Nocardiopsis changdeensis DNA encoding:
- a CDS encoding ABC transporter ATP-binding protein, yielding MSEPTVIARGVGVELGGVPVLRGADLTAAPGEVVAVLGANGAGKTTLLRCLAGLQRSEGTVRVLGRPPADTPDFWRDVAWAGDEPAWYPGLTAGEHLELMRAVHGPGRLEADRALELFGLAALADRTPPSLSTGQRQRLSLATALLRPSRVLLLDEPERGLDTGFRDRLAGLLAAYAADGGTVVMVTHDAGLARGARPLVLEAAA
- a CDS encoding DUF6297 family protein, which produces MRAAARVRAFARNGDRRRRTWSDRYITLFGLALLAVLASPLVGRAVAAVPADTDPARAGAGLALTALLLAGALALARAAGPLGVPSADASWLLLSPLPRRDVLAPALLLLAGTAVLVGAAAGLALTGALGAADLAARLAVAVALGVSWALAGAAAAVLAQASPAWDGWVVGLITALLLAAAAAAAMGAGPGRGALTALAAAPQGAWTAAATVSAAVAAALARRAWAAVARIPAPAVLRASDRAGLAAGAVLGLDPGALSWIAEDAHWRTRTLRSRPWPRWARGAAAVAWADWRRAGRRPGRLAAAAATAVLPALAARAGTGEAVVLTVLAAGAAAVAATGTAGARRDAGDAALARLSAAGPRALTAARAVLPALLGGAWLTLALAGLDLAGPGTAATGVPLWPLGALCAPALAAGALRMARRRPVEHTAPVMDTPLGPVPLGPVQWALTGPDLAALGCLPALLAFTAGGSGPLFAAQALAGAAALAAYCALRRSP
- a CDS encoding organic hydroperoxide resistance protein — its product is MAYDVMYTAQATVTGEGRKGHGRTEDGRLDVDLSVPKGMGGDDGPGTNPEQLFAVGYAACFHGALKAVARKDKTSVDGSTIESHVSLGKSDEGLDIAVELDVTIPGVDQAKAEELVEAAHQMCPYSRATRGNIEVKLTAKAV
- a CDS encoding class I SAM-dependent methyltransferase, translated to MPTSEFRPEPGTAVSFGADAARYDRARPGYPAALVERVLPGPEPRDVLDVGCGTGISARPFRAAGHRVLGIDPDPRMTDLARAGGLAVQNAALEDWDPAGRLFDAVVCGQAWHWVDPVAGPAAAAAALRPGGRLAVFWNALDPPADLAEAFARVHERVLPDLPAMPRRTGAEGYTDLASRVAADLTASGAFATPEPWRHTTREHFTREAWLELLPTGGLYTRLPRPALDALLEGVGAAIDAVGGAFPVHRTTVAVIAVRP
- a CDS encoding aldehyde dehydrogenase family protein, producing the protein MHTSGLPDTEHLAERAREALARCGVDRLREPVGAAGTARTPVTGGILFPVEFDTAASAERAVAAAHAAFPAWRDTPAPVRGALVRRLGELLREHKGDLAELVTIEAGKIRSEALGEVQEMIDVCEFAVGLSRQLYGRTMPSERPGHRLMETWHPLGVVGVITAFNFPVAVWSWNTCIALVCGDTVVWKPSELTPLTALACHALLMRAARETGAPDDVHRVVLGDRSVGEALVDDARVALLSATGSTAMGRAVAPRVAARMGRYLLELGGNNAAVVAPSADLDLVVRGSVFAAAGTAGQRCTSLRRLIVHEDVVDEVAEKVVAAYRQLEDRIGDPFAEETLVGPLIGERGYTAMREALDRAEADGGRVLVGGARRLEQDAKDAYYVEPAVVRMPGQTEVVRRETFAPILYVLAYRTLEEAVELHNGVPQGLSSAIFTRDQQEAERFLSSAGSDCGIVNVNIGTSGAEIGGAFGGEKDTGGGRESGSDSWKAYMRRATNTVNFGGELPLAQGVRFL
- a CDS encoding TetR/AcrR family transcriptional regulator; amino-acid sequence: MPTGVAIRDVRELLFDAAERILVGSGPSALTSRAVTDTAGCAKGVLHRHFDDFDDFLAAFVLDRSRRLDARTALLRDRAGRGEVVDNLTGALTGLFDSIAVAVVALVTFRDGLRARLRRDLPAGIPVLTEAVDRIGAYLAAERDLGRLRPDTDVEALAPALIGTAHLLFADRTGRRPDPGAVRRAIAAAVGGALAP
- a CDS encoding MarR family winged helix-turn-helix transcriptional regulator, which produces MAETEYDPLALDNQLCFSLYAASRALTGLYRELLGDLGLTYPQYLVMLALWEHGTLSVKGLSRVLHLDSGTLSPLLRRLEAAGAITRTRSAADERVVEIGLTERGAAMRERALGIPEQLTCASGQPADRVRDLITTLDELTRSVENAAARRPCGTG
- a CDS encoding hemolysin family protein, encoding MMSTVLSIGLGILVVFLITVATGYFVAQEFGYMAVDRSRLRARASAGDAGAKRALGITNRTSFMLSGAQLGITVTALLVGYVAEPLIGEGIGELLGGVGVPTGVGVAIGTVLALLFSTVVQMVFGELFPKNLAIARPEPVARALALSTGIYLKVFGPVIWLFDQAAILILKLVRIEPVEDVQHAATPRDLESIIAESKESGDLPAELSTLLDRTLDFHESTAGHAMIPRPEVTTVEEGDPVSRVVELMASDHSRFPVLGDGVDDIVGVICLRDVLALGDRDLEHVKVSEVARPTVMVPASLPLPGVLDQLREANEEFACVVDEYGGLAGVITTEDLAEELVGEIADEHAPEEEAPAHLDGEGSYLVPGGLHIDEVERLIEHDLPEGDYETLGGLVIHELHRLPQVGDTIALPLPRPVSAHDEDPDMALTLRVSSVQRHVPHTVEVRLHEAGSEQAEEARA
- a CDS encoding hemolysin family protein yields the protein MSDMNIWVALALTVAIIALSAFFVAIEFALVAARRYRLEEEAKTSASARAAVKSARDLSLLLAGSQLGITLCALALGAISKPAVHHLLEPLFGGLPSAVGYVVSFVLSLIVVTFLHLVVGEMAPKSWAISHPEKSAIMLAIPMRVFMWFTRPLLLALNGMANWCLHRFGVEAVDEMHSGHNPEDVRELVEHSAKAGALDSERRDQLATALEVNSRPLSEIVTPREEIASVGPDDGVEEIKRVSRESSHLRLVVMDGGVPVGVLHVREALTSPAGTTAADLMRPVLTLPAGTPMYSAMSTMRESRSHLSLVEEDGETIGLVTLQDILDRLLLLDTAA
- a CDS encoding TrmH family RNA methyltransferase; amino-acid sequence: MSTQLRPTDVKRLNRQWRRSTGGRLALIVESVTQPYNLGSILRTCATLGVDRLWLAGNSADPLDPKVGKTALGTAAKVDHVRAGSTAEALAAARADGYKVVALELASGAVPLHAAPLDGDVCLAVGAEDHGCSPALLAGADAVTYIPQIGRVGSLNVAVATAIALAEARRREWASLGGEADAPVGN